The sequence ATAAGTTCTTCATATCCAGAAATGGTGATTTTTATAATAGTTTGGTATGGTGTTCCCCATTCTATTTTTTCATATTTGCCTGTTTCTAGTTGTTCGCTTTGAACGTTTGTGGCGATTTTTTGATAGAAAAATGATTTATATTTTTGATGGGGTTTGGTCGGGTGGGCAATGCCCACCCTACTCTGTTTTGTAGGTTTCTAGCTGTTCGTATTGAACGTTTCGGCNNNNNNNNNNNNNNNNNNNNNNNNNNNNNNNNNNNNNNNNNNNNNNNNNNTACTCTGTTTTGTAGGTTTCTAGCTGTTCGTATTGAACGTTTCGGCGATTTTTTGATAGGAAAATGATTGATATTTTTTGATGGAGAAAATTAGGCGTTTTTGGGGGAAATTTGACTAAGGGAACGGCAAAAATGAGGATTTGGGTTAATTTTCGCCGGCAACAGCGGTAGCAACGGCCCAATCGAAGATGCGGTGAGCGAGTTGTAGCTTGCTGCAAAGGGGGATGGTTTCTTGATTGCCTTGTTTGTCAAGCAAAATGGCAGTGTTGGTTTGACTGCCGAAACCGGTATTTTCTTGGTCGATGGGATTGGCAACTACCAAATCGAGCTGTTTTTTCTGCAATTTTTCCCAAGCTGGGGTGACAATGTCGCCGGTTTGCGCGGCAAATCCAATGAGACGCTGGTGGGGCTTCCGTTTTTGGGACAAATCGGTTATAATATCGGCAATCGGTGTTAGGGGCAATGCCTCTGGAAGCGATCGCTTGGGTAATTTTTCCCGAGCGTAATTTTGCGGACGTACGTCACCGACGGCTGCCGACATCACCACCCAATCGGCTGTTGGTAATTTTTCCAGCAATTTTTGGTGCATTTGTTGGGAACTGACGGTTTCCCAAGCTTCTACGGTGGGAAATGCCTGCAAAAAGTCCGTATCCATAGGACCGTGTACCAGGGTCACTTCAGCGCCACGGTGTATCGCTGCTTGCGCTAAAGCTGCCCCCATTTTGCCTGTAGCGGGATTGCCTAAAAATCGTACCGGGTCCAAATATTCTCGCGTACCGCCGGCGCTAATTAAAATTCGTTTGCCGGTTAAATCCTGTTTGCCGCCGGTCTGCAGCAAAGATT is a genomic window of Geitlerinema sp. PCC 9228 containing:
- the coaBC gene encoding bifunctional phosphopantothenoylcysteine decarboxylase/phosphopantothenate--cysteine ligase CoaBC, whose protein sequence is MRDREASPPENRHILVGVTGGIAAYKVCQVVSELAKTGAQVKTILTESAQAFITPLTLSTLSRHPCYTDKDFWQPERGRPLHIELGEWADVFVIAPLTANTLAKLVGGMADNLLTNTVLASQCPILLAPAMNTQMWLANPTQRNWQQIQPDSRYHSIGPEAGVLACDTVGNGRMAEPNAILTYIESLLQTGGKQDLTGKRILISAGGTREYLDPVRFLGNPATGKMGAALAQAAIHRGAEVTLVHGPMDTDFLQAFPTVEAWETVSSQQMHQKLLEKLPTADWVVMSAAVGDVRPQNYAREKLPKRSLPEALPLTPIADIITDLSQKRKPHQRLIGFAAQTGDIVTPAWEKLQKKQLDLVVANPIDQENTGFGSQTNTAILLDKQGNQETIPLCSKLQLAHRIFDWAVATAVAGEN